In Euphorbia lathyris chromosome 10, ddEupLath1.1, whole genome shotgun sequence, a single genomic region encodes these proteins:
- the LOC136208821 gene encoding glycerol-3-phosphate dehydrogenase [NAD(+)] GPDHC1, cytosolic, whose translation MVGSIEATNVHQNGWSIQNSNGLEEKLDELRRLLGKADGDPLRIAGVGAGAWGSVFAALLQDSYGQFREKFQIRIWRRPGRAVDRATAEHLFEVINSREDVLRRLIRRCAYLKYVEARLGDRTLFADEILKDGFCLNMIETPLCPLKVVTNLQEAVWDADIVVNGVPSTETREVFEEISKYWKERITMPIIISLAKGIEAAFEPVPHIITPTQMIIRATGVSMENILYLGGPNIASEIYNKEYANARICGAEKWRKHVAKFLRQPHFIVWDNSDLITHEVMGGLKNVYAIGAGMVAALTNESATSKSVYFAHCTSEMIFITHLLAEEPEKLAGPLLADTYVTLLKGRNSWYGQMLAKGELNRDMGDSISGKGMIQGVSAVKAFYELLSQASLSILHPNEKKPVAPVELCPILKTLYKILISREHSTAAILQALRDETLNDPRERIEIAQTHAFYRPSLLGQP comes from the exons ATGGTAGGAAGTATTGAAGCTACGAATGTTCATCAGAATGGATGGTCAATTCAGAATAGTAATGGTCTGGAAGAGAAGCTTGATGAGCTTCGGCGTCTTCTCGGCAAGGCTGATGGTGATCCTTTGAGGATTGCTGGTGTTGGGGCAGGTGCTTGGGGAAGTGTTTTCGCTGCTTTGCTTCAGGATAGTTACGGCCAGTTTCGCGAGAAGTTCCAAATTCGGATATGGAGGAGGCCTGGAAGAGCTGTTGATAGAGCCACAGCAGAACATCTCTTTGAAGTGATCAATTCAAGGGAGGATGTGTTAAGGAGGTTGATCCGTCGATGCGCGTATTTGAAGTACGTGGAGGCAAGGCTAGGTGACCGGACTCTTTTTGCAGACGAGATTTTGAAAGATGGGTTTTGCTTAAACATGATTGAAACACCACTGTGTCCTTTGAAGGTTGTGACTAATCTGCAAGAGGCTGTTTGGGATGCAGATATTGTGGTGAATGGCGTGCCTTCGACAGAAACTCGAGAGGTGTTCGAAGAGATTAGTAAGTATTGGAAGGAGAGGATCACCATGCCTATCATCATTTCTTTAGCAAAGGGTATAGAGGCTGCATTTGAACCTGTTCCCCATATAATTACTCCAACACAGATGATTATTAGAGCAA CTGGTGTAAGCATGGAGAATATACTTTATCTTGGTGGACCAAATATTGCATCAGAAATTTATAACAAAGAGTATGCTAATGCTCGAATATGCGGAGCCGAAAAGTGGAGAAAGCATGTTGCAAAATTTCTCAGGCAACCACATTTCATTGTATGGGATAATAGTGATCTTATCACTCATGAAGTCATGGGTGGCCTGAAGAATGTTTATGCCATCGGAGCTG GAATGGTGGCAGCCCTTACTAACGAGAGTGCTACAAGCAAGTCGGTGTATTTCGCACATTGTACGTCGGAGATGATATTCATTACTCATTTATTGGCAGAAGAACCTGAGAAGCTTGCAGGGCCTCTGCTGGCTGACacttacgtaaccttgttaaaAGGTCGTAACTCATGGTATGGCCAAATGTTAGCGAAAGGGGAATTGAATAGGGATATGGGTGATAGCATCAGCGGAAAAGGAATGATTCAG GGTGTTTCAGCAGTAAAAGCGTTCTATGAGCTCCTAAGTCAAGCAAGTTTGAGCATATTACATCCAAATGAGAAGAAACCAGTAGCACCTGTTGAGCTCTGCCCTATCTTGAAAACACTCTATAAAATACTTATTTCAAGGGAACATTCAACAGCAGCTATTTTGCAAGCATTGAGGGATGAAACTCTGAACGATCCCCGTGAACGCATCGAGATTGCACAGACTCATGCTTTCTACAGGCCTTCTCTTCTTGGTCAGCCATGA
- the LOC136208822 gene encoding uncharacterized protein, with amino-acid sequence MAVSETQKDLGEVLKPFYQRASEAEDRLSRIEAALASDKDTKNVELLETIIELQSRLEGANVELALQQEKAKRLSTENAKLQYRVVHLVRAVREGDTKREKL; translated from the exons ATGGCGGTATCAGAGACTCAGAAAGACCTTGGAGAAGTTCTCAAGCCCTTCTACCAAAGAGCTTCTGAAGCTGAG GATCGTTTGTCAAGAATTGAAGCTGCACTTGCAAGTGATAAAG ATACTAAAAACGTGGAGCTTTTGGAAACAATAATTGAACTTCAATCACGGCTAGAAGGTGCAAATGTGGAACTAGCTTTACAACAAGAAAAG GCAAAGAGGCTTTCTACTGAAAATGCCAAGCTCCAGTATCGTGTTGTGCATCTTGTGCGGGCAGTTCGTGAAGGTGATACCAAACGGGAGAAGCTGTGA